One Fusobacterium nucleatum genomic window carries:
- the murB gene encoding UDP-N-acetylmuramate dehydrogenase translates to MKVFENQEMKNYSNMRVGGKAKKLIILENKEDIIEVFNDKENTNIFFLGNGTNVLFTDDYMDKTFVCTKKLNKIENLGNNLVKVETGANLKDLTDFMKDNNYSGIESLFGIPGSIGGLVYMNGGAFGTEIFDKIVSVEVFDENHQIREIKKEDLKVAYRKTEIQDKNWLVLSATFKFDNGFDAVRVKEIKELRESKHPLDKPSLGSTFKNPEGDFAARLISECGLKGTIIGNAQIAEKHPNFILNLGNATFKDITDILTLVKKSVLEKFEIKLEEEIIIVR, encoded by the coding sequence ATGAAAGTTTTTGAAAATCAAGAGATGAAAAATTATTCAAATATGAGAGTTGGTGGAAAAGCCAAAAAATTAATTATACTTGAAAATAAAGAAGATATAATTGAAGTATTTAATGATAAAGAAAACACTAATATATTCTTTTTAGGAAATGGAACAAATGTTTTATTTACTGATGATTATATGGATAAGACTTTTGTTTGTACAAAAAAGCTAAATAAAATAGAAAATTTGGGAAATAATTTAGTTAAGGTTGAAACAGGAGCAAACTTAAAAGACTTAACTGATTTTATGAAAGATAATAATTATAGTGGAATTGAAAGCTTATTTGGTATACCAGGTTCTATTGGTGGACTTGTTTATATGAATGGAGGAGCTTTTGGAACAGAAATATTTGATAAAATAGTTTCTGTTGAAGTTTTTGATGAAAATCATCAAATAAGAGAAATAAAAAAGGAAGATTTAAAAGTAGCATATAGAAAAACTGAAATTCAAGATAAAAATTGGTTAGTTTTAAGTGCAACTTTTAAATTTGATAATGGTTTTGATGCTGTAAGGGTAAAAGAAATAAAAGAGTTAAGAGAAAGCAAACACCCTTTAGATAAACCAAGTTTGGGAAGTACATTTAAAAATCCAGAAGGAGATTTTGCAGCAAGATTGATTTCAGAATGTGGTTTAAAAGGAACAATAATTGGTAATGCTCAAATAGCAGAAAAACACCCAAATTTTATATTAAATTTAGGTAATGCTACATTTAAAGATATTACTGATATTTTAACTTTAGTTAAGAAATCTGTTTTAGAAAAATTTGAAATAAAATTAGAAGAAGAAATAATAATTGTTAGATAA
- the murC gene encoding UDP-N-acetylmuramate--L-alanine ligase yields MEKIYFIGINGIGMSGLAKIMKCKGYEVKGADICTNYVTEELLSMGIIVYNEHNEENVKGADYVIASTAIKETNPELSYAKNNGITLLKRGELLAKLLNRETGIAVAGTHGKTTTSSMLSAVMLSKDPTIVVGGILPEIKSNAKPGKSEYFIAEADESDNSFLFMNPKYAVITNIDADHLDVHGNLDNIKKSFIEFICHTQKEAIICMDCENLKEAVTRLPKGKSVTTYSIKDENASIFAKNIRIEDRKTIFDFCVNKELIGEFSLNIPGEHNISNSLPVIYLALKFGVSKEEIQEALSKFKGSKRRYDVLFDKELENGYGNKTKRVRIVDDYAHHPTEIKATLKAIKGIDTSRLVAIFQPHRYSRVHFLLDEFKDAFKDVDKVILLPIYAAGEKNEFNISSEILKEHINHNNIEVMTEWKDIKRYVSRVKKDSTYIFMGAGDISTLAHEIAEELEGMSE; encoded by the coding sequence ATGGAAAAAATTTACTTTATTGGTATAAATGGCATAGGAATGAGTGGACTTGCCAAAATAATGAAATGCAAAGGTTATGAGGTAAAAGGAGCTGACATCTGTACAAATTATGTAACAGAAGAACTTTTATCAATGGGAATAATAGTTTACAATGAACATAATGAAGAAAATGTGAAAGGAGCAGACTATGTTATAGCCTCAACAGCTATAAAAGAAACTAATCCTGAACTTTCTTATGCAAAAAATAATGGAATAACATTATTAAAAAGAGGAGAGTTGCTTGCTAAACTTTTAAATAGAGAAACTGGAATAGCAGTAGCAGGAACTCATGGCAAGACAACAACATCATCTATGCTTTCAGCAGTTATGTTATCAAAAGATCCAACAATAGTTGTTGGTGGGATATTACCAGAAATAAAATCTAATGCAAAACCTGGTAAAAGTGAGTATTTTATAGCAGAAGCAGATGAAAGTGATAATTCATTTTTATTTATGAATCCTAAATATGCAGTTATTACTAATATAGATGCAGATCATTTAGATGTTCATGGAAATCTTGATAACATAAAAAAATCTTTTATAGAATTCATCTGCCATACACAAAAGGAAGCTATAATATGTATGGATTGCGAGAACTTGAAAGAAGCTGTGACAAGATTACCAAAAGGAAAATCAGTTACAACTTATTCAATAAAAGATGAAAATGCAAGTATTTTTGCCAAAAATATAAGAATAGAAGACAGAAAAACAATCTTTGATTTCTGTGTAAATAAAGAATTGATAGGAGAATTTTCTTTAAATATTCCAGGAGAACATAATATATCAAATTCTTTACCTGTAATTTATTTAGCTTTAAAATTTGGAGTTAGTAAAGAAGAAATTCAAGAAGCTTTAAGTAAATTTAAAGGTTCAAAAAGAAGATATGATGTATTATTTGATAAAGAATTAGAAAATGGCTATGGTAACAAAACTAAAAGAGTTAGAATAGTTGATGACTATGCTCACCATCCAACTGAAATAAAGGCAACTTTAAAAGCTATAAAAGGTATAGATACTTCAAGGTTAGTAGCAATATTTCAACCTCATAGATATAGCAGAGTACATTTTTTATTAGATGAATTTAAAGATGCTTTTAAAGATGTAGATAAAGTAATACTTTTACCTATCTATGCAGCAGGTGAAAAAAATGAATTTAATATTTCAAGTGAAATATTAAAAGAACATATAAATCATAATAATATTGAAGTTATGACTGAATGGAAAGATATAAAAAGATATGTATCTAGGGTAAAGAAAGATTCAACATATATTTTTATGGGAGCAGGAGATATATCAACTTTAGCACATGAAATAGCAGAAGAATTGGAAGGAATGTCTGAATGA